CCTGCTGTTCGGCAAGGCCATCAAAGAGCACCTGTTCACCCCGCAGGTGGTGGCCAGCACCTTCATCCTGGGGGCGTTCGTCATCCTGTGGGCCGAACGCCGCCCGCAAAGCGCCGCGCGCGTGCACAGCGTGGACGACATGACCGCGCTGGACGCGCTGAAAGTCGGCCTGGTGCAGTGCCTGGCCATGATTCCGGGCACCAGCCGCTCGGGCGCCACCATCATCGGCGGCATGCTGCTGGGCCTGTCGCGCAAGGCGGCCACGGATTTTTCTTTCTTCCTGGCCATCCCGACACTCATCGGCGCGGGCGTGTATTCGCTGTACAAAGAGCGCGCCCTGCTGTCGACGGCCGATATCCCGCTGTTCGCCGTTGGGCTGTTCTTCTCGTTCATCAGCGCCTGGGTGTGCGTGCGCTGGCTGCTGCGCTACATCTCCAGCCACAGCTTCGTGCCCTTCGCGTGGTACCGCATCGTGTTCGGACTCATCGTGCTGGCCACGTGGTGGACCGGCGCGGTGGTCTGGCAGGACTGAAGCGGCGCCGCTGGCCGCCCACGGCGCCATGTACCAAGGCAGCTGCCACTGCGGCCAGACGCGCTTTACCCTGGCGGCCGACGCGCTGGGGCCGGTGGCCGAATGCAATTGCTCGCACTGCCAGCGCAAGGGCTACCTGCTGAGCTTTCACCCCCGCGCGGCGCTGGCCGTGCAGGCGGGCGAGGGCGAGCTGGCCACCTACACCTTTCACCGCCACGTGGTGGCGCACAAGTTTTGCCCGCGCTGCGGCTGCGCGCCGTTTGGCCTGGGGCAGGCGCCCGACGGCAGCGAACTGGTGGCCGTCAACGTGCGCTGCCTGGACGGCATTGACCTGGCCAGCCTGCCGCGCACGCCGGTGGACGGCCGGTCTTTCTGAGGCGCCAGCGTCTACCATCACGGGATGAACTTCAAAGACATTCTGGCCACTTTGCCCGCCGCCGATGGCCTGCGCGGGCTGGATATCGTGGACGCCACCGGCGCCGTCGTGCACCACATTCCGGCGGCGCCGGGCAAGATGGGTTCGCTGCGCGTGTACTACGCGCTGGCCCAGCGGTTTGACGGCGCGCTGTCGCCCCAGGCGGTTCTGCAAGGGCTGGACTGGTTTGCCGAGCACGTGGCCGACGCGCGCGCCAACGCCGGCGCGCACCCCAACATCGACCTGCTGCTCAAGCCCGGCGCGGGCGACGCAGGCTGGCGCCTGGTGCCGCTGCCCGCCTGAGCATCTCGGGGCAGGGTGGCTGCGGCCAGCCAGCCCCGCCGCGCGCTACAGCAGCGTGTAGACCATGATGAAGCCCGAGGCCACCATGCCCGTCATGGCCAGCAGAAAGAGCACGTCGGCCACCTGCTCCAGCCGCCTGGCCCAGCCTGGACGGCGCGTGCGCAGCGCGATGAAGATCGCGTAGGTGCACAGCAGGAACAGCAGCGCCGACAGCACCAGCACGTCGTCCGCAATGGTGGATGAGGTTTGCTTTTGCCCCACCGAGTGCAAAAGTGCCACCGCCGTGATCGACAGCCCGGCCAGCGTGCCCGCCACCGACAGCAGTTGCAGCAGCTCTTCGCGCATCCAGGTGCGCGGGTTGCGCTCGGGCGGCCCAACCGGTTCTGGCCTTGGGTTGGGCGGCGCGGCGCGATCAGTTTGTGCAGGCATGGTGATACTGGGGCAGAGGCGGGCACGTTAGCAGAGGCGCGCCGTGTAAGCGGCCGGTTTACGCAACTTTTGCCGCAGCGCCTGGGGCTTTACAAATCTTCAAAAGACCGACAAGTGGCAAGACAGGCGCAAGGGCTAGGATGCGCCGTCGGCCAGCCTCGTGCACCAAGCCCGGGCGGCTGTTACACCCAGACATTCGCGATCACTTTTTGCGTGCCCCATGCCCACACCGCCAGCCCCATCCTCCGCACCGGCCATTAGCACACCAGCGCCGCTGCCCCCTCAAGTGCCGGTGCGGCCCAGGCGCTGGCTCGGTTGGGTGCTGGCCCTGCTGCTGATTGCCGCGCTGGGCGGCGGCGCCTACTGGCTGGTGCAACGCAGCAAACAGCCCGCCGCAGGCGCAGCTGGCGCGGGCGCGCGCGGGCCGGGCGGCCCTGGCCCGGGTGGGCCGCGCGGGGCGGGCCGCGGCGGCCCGTCGGTCACCGTGGGCTCGGCCGTGGCGCAGCAGGGTGAATTGCCGGTGCTGGTCGAAGCGCTGGGCACCGTCACCCCGCAGGCCACGGTGGCGCTGGTGCCGCAGGTGACCGGCACGCTGACCGATGTGCTGTTCACCGAAGGCCAGAACGTCACCAAAGGCCAGCTGCTGGCGCGCATCGACCCGCGCCCCTATGAACAGGCGCTGGCGCAGGCCAAGGCCACGCGCGCCCGCGATGAGGCGCAGCTGGCAGCCGCGCAGGTCACGCTCAAGCGCTACCAGACGCTGTGGCAGCAGGATTCGATCGCCCGGCAGGACGTGGACACCCAGGCCGCCCTGGTCAAGCAGCTGGGCGCCACCGTGGCCAGCGACCGCGCCAGCGAACAGGCTGCGCAGCTCAACCTGGACCACACTCGCATCGTGGCGCCCATGGCCGGGCGCATCGGCTTGCGCGCCGTGGACCCGGGCAACCTGGTGTCTTCCGGCGGCAGCACCGGCATTGCCACCATCGCGCAGATGGATCCGATCACCGTGTCTTTCGCCGTGCCGCAAGAGCGTGTGCCCGCCGTGGTGGACGCCCAGCGCGCCGGGCCCTTGACCGTCACCGCGATGGACCGCGCCCGCAGTCAGCAGGTGGGCCAGGGCGTTTTCATGACGCTGGACAACGCCATCGACACCAGCACCGGCACCGTGCGCGCGAAGGCCCGCTTTGCCAACGCCGACGGCCGGCTGTTTCCCAACCAGTTCGTGAACGTGCGCCTGCAGCTGGGCAACGCGGCGGGCGTGCTGGTGCCCGTGACAGCCGTGCGCACCGGGCCGCAGGGCGACTACGCCTATGTGATTGATGCGGACGGCGTGGCGCACACGCGCGCCGTCAAGCGCGGGCTGGCCACGGTGGACCAGACGCTCATCACCCAGGGCCTGCAGGCCGGCGAGCGCGTGGTCACCGAAGGCGGTGACCGCGTGAAGGACGGCGCCCGCGTGCAGCTGCAAGCCCCAGGCGCTGGTGGCGCCGCCGGTGCGCAGCGACCGCAGGGGCGCGCCAGCGGGCCGTGGCGCAGGGCTTCTGGTGCGGCCGCTGCCGCGTCCATGGCTTCTGCCGCCGGCGCGGGTACTTCGGCAACCAATCGCGCTCCAGCCGCCACAGGGCCTGCGCAGTCAGCTACTGAAAACGCAGCAGGTGGGGGTATCGGCGCGGGCGCCGGTACCGGCCCGGCGGGCGGCGCAGGCGCGGCCCCAGCCGCGGGGTCTGGCACGCCTGCGCCCGGTGCGGGCAGCCAGGGCGACGCGGGCGGCAACGGCGGCCACGGCAATGGCCGCGCCGCCTGGCTGAACAGCCTGCCGCCGGCCGAGCGCGACAAGATCATGGCGATGCCGCCCGAGGAGCGGCGCGCCTACGTGCGGCAGCTGCGCGAGCAGCGCCAGGGCAGCGGGGCCGCGCCCGCCAACTGAGCGTGCGCCTGGTATGAACGTCTCGCGCATCTTCATCCAGCGGCCGGTTGCCACCGGGCTGCTGATGTTGGCCATCGTGCTGGCGGGCCTGGTGGGCCTGCGCTTTCTGCCGCTGGCGGCCCTGCCGCAGGTGGATTACCCGACCATCCAGGTGCAAACGCTGTACCCCGGCGCCAGCCCGGACGTGATGAGCCGCACCGTCACCGCGCCGCTCGAGCGCCAGTTCGGCCAGATGTCCGGGCTGGAGCGCATGAGCAGCACCAGCGCCGCCGGCGTGTCACTGGTCACGCTGCAGTTCGCGCTGGCCGAATCCATGGACGCGGCTGAGCAGCAGGTGCAGGCCGCGATGAACGGCGCCTCCACGCTGCTGCCCGCCGATCTGCCCGCGCCGCCGGTGTACGCCAAGGTGAACCCGGCCGACGCGCCCATCCTGACGCTGGCCATCAGCTCCACCAGCCTGCCGCTGACCGAAGTGCAGAACATGGTCAACACCCGCCTGGCGCTGAAGATCAGCCAGATCAGCGGCGTGGGCCTGGTCACCCTGGCGGGCGGGCAGCGCCCGGCCGTGCGCGTGCAGGGCAACGTCGAGGCGCTGGCCGCGCTGGGCTTGGGGCTGGATTCGATCAGCAGCGCCATCAGCGCCGGCAACGCCAGCGGCGCCAAGGGCAGTTTTGACGGCCCACAGCGCGCCTACACCATCAACAGCAACGACCAGCTGATGGCGGCCAGCCAGTACCGTGAGCTGATCATCGCCTACAAGAACGGCGCACCCGTGCGCCTGAAAGACGTGGCGCAGGTGGTCGACAGCTCTGAAAACGACCGCCTGGGCGCCTGGGCCGTCATCAAAAATGAGAGCGGCCAGCCTACGCCAGCCGGGCGCCAGCGGGAAATTTCTTCTGATAAGCCGGTAGCAGGCGAAGCCGCGCAGGGCGGACTTCATGCCCTTTCGCCGTCCATCATCCTCAACGTGCAGCGCCAGCCGGGTGCCAACGTCATCGCCACCGTCGATGCCATCAAGAAGCAGCTGCCCGAGCTGCGCCAAAGCCTGCCCAGCACCGTGACGGTGGACGTGCTGACCGACCGCACGCTGGGCATCCGCGCCTCGGTCGAACATGTGCAGATGGAGCTGGTGCTGGCCGTCGTGATGGTCGTGCTGGTGATCTTCCTGTTCCTGCACAGCCTGCGGGCCACGGTGATTGCGTCCATCGCGGTGCCTATCTCGCTGATTGGCTCGGTCGCGCTGATGTACCTGCTGGGCTATTCGCTCAACAACCTGACGCTGATGGCGCTGACCATCGCCACCGGCTTCGTGGTGGACGACGCGATCGTGATGATCGAGAACATCTCCCGCCACCGCGAGATGGGCAAGCCGCCCTTCAGGGCCGCTTTGGACGGGGCGGGCGAGATCGGCTTCACCATCATCTCGCTGACGGTGTCGCTGATCGCGGTGCTGATTCCGCTGCTGTTCATGCAGGAGGTAATTGGCCGCCTGTTCCGCGAATTCGCTGTCACGCTGGCCATCACCATCCTGCTGTCGGCCGTGGTGTCGCTGACGCTGGTGCCCATGATGTCGGCGCGCTGGCTGGAAAAAGCGCCGCCCAAGCGGGCGCCCGGCGATCCGGATGCAGACGCAGGTGCAGGTGCAGATGCCGCGCCGGGCGAAGCGCACGGCCATGCGCCTGCGGGTGCCATGGGCGGCATCAGCCGCATTGGCCAGTGGTTTCAGGCGCGGCTGGACTGGGTGGTGGCGCATTACGACCGCGGTCTGCACTGGGTGCTGGCGCGCCAGGCGCTGACGCTGACGGTGGCCGTGGCCACGCTGGCGGTCACGGCCCTGCTGTACTGGGGCATGCCCAAGTCGCTGTTCCCCACGCAAAGCACGGGGCAGCTGCAGGGGCGGGTGCAAGCCGATTCAGGCGTGTCGTTCGACCGCATGGCCGCGCTGCAGGACGCGGTGGCCAAGCTGGTGGCGCAAGACCCGGCGGTGCAGTCGCTCAGCTCCGTAGTGGGGGTGGATGCGGCCAACAACACCATGCTGAACACCGGGCGGCTGACGATCAACCTCGCGCCGCGCGGGCTGTTTGGCCCTTCAGAGGCGGCCATCATGCAGCGCCTGGCCAGCGAAGTGGCGCGCGACGTGCCCGGCGCCACGCTGTACCTGCAGCCCACGCAGGATTTGACGGTGGATTCGGCCAGCGGCCCCACCGAATTCCGCTTTGACCTGGAAGGCGTGAACACCGCGCAGGTCAACGAATGGGCGCAGCGCCTGGTGCAGCGCCTGCAAAGCGTGCCCGAGGTGCGCAACGCCACCACCGACGCGGGGGCGGCCGGCCTGTCTGCCATGGTGCAGGTCGACCGCGACACCGCATCGCGCCTGGGCGTGACGGCCAGCGCGCTGGACAACACGCTCTACAACGCCTACGGCCAGCGCATCGTCTCGACCATCTTCACCGAAACCAACCAGTACCGCGTGATTCTGGAAGCGGTGCGCAGCGATGCCGCCAGCCTGGCGGCGCTGCGCAACCTGCCGGTCAAAACCTCGTCGGGCGGCACCACGCCGCTGGCGTCTTTCGCCACGGTGGTGGAAGAACCCGCGCCGCTGCAGGTCACCCGCGTGGGCCAGTACCCGGCGGCCACCGTGGGGTTTGACCTGGCATCCGGCGTTTCACTGGGCACGGCCGTGGGCGCGGTGCAGGCCGCCGCCCGCGCCGAAGGCCTGCCCGAGTCGATCACGCTGCGCATGACGGGCGCGGCCGGCGCCTACCAAAGCTCGCTGTCCAACCAGCTGTGGCTGATTCTGGCGGCCGTGGTGTGCGTGTACATCGTGCTGGGCGTGCTGTATGAAAGCTACGTGCACCCGCTGACGATCTTGTCCACCCTGCCATCGGCGGGTGTGGGCGCGCTGCTGGCGCTGTGGATCACCGGGCATCCGCTGGATGTGGTGGGCATCATCGGCCTGGTGCTGCTGATCGGCATCGTGAAGAAGAACGCCATCATGATGATCGACTTCGCCATCGAGGCAGAACGCCACCAGGGCAAGTCGCCGCAAGAGGCCATCCACCAGGCGGCGCTGCTGCGCTTCCGGCCCATCCTGATGACCACGCTGGCGGCGCTGGCCGCCGCGCTGCCGATGATGCTGTCGGTGGGCGACGGGGCCGAGCTGCGCCGCCCGCTGGGTCTGGCCATCTTCGGCGGGCTGGTGGTGTCTCAGCTGCTGACGCTGTTCACCAC
This genomic interval from Ottowia oryzae contains the following:
- a CDS encoding efflux RND transporter periplasmic adaptor subunit, with product MPTPPAPSSAPAISTPAPLPPQVPVRPRRWLGWVLALLLIAALGGGAYWLVQRSKQPAAGAAGAGARGPGGPGPGGPRGAGRGGPSVTVGSAVAQQGELPVLVEALGTVTPQATVALVPQVTGTLTDVLFTEGQNVTKGQLLARIDPRPYEQALAQAKATRARDEAQLAAAQVTLKRYQTLWQQDSIARQDVDTQAALVKQLGATVASDRASEQAAQLNLDHTRIVAPMAGRIGLRAVDPGNLVSSGGSTGIATIAQMDPITVSFAVPQERVPAVVDAQRAGPLTVTAMDRARSQQVGQGVFMTLDNAIDTSTGTVRAKARFANADGRLFPNQFVNVRLQLGNAAGVLVPVTAVRTGPQGDYAYVIDADGVAHTRAVKRGLATVDQTLITQGLQAGERVVTEGGDRVKDGARVQLQAPGAGGAAGAQRPQGRASGPWRRASGAAAAASMASAAGAGTSATNRAPAATGPAQSATENAAGGGIGAGAGTGPAGGAGAAPAAGSGTPAPGAGSQGDAGGNGGHGNGRAAWLNSLPPAERDKIMAMPPEERRAYVRQLREQRQGSGAAPAN
- a CDS encoding GFA family protein; the protein is MYQGSCHCGQTRFTLAADALGPVAECNCSHCQRKGYLLSFHPRAALAVQAGEGELATYTFHRHVVAHKFCPRCGCAPFGLGQAPDGSELVAVNVRCLDGIDLASLPRTPVDGRSF
- a CDS encoding DUF2322 family protein, with translation MNFKDILATLPAADGLRGLDIVDATGAVVHHIPAAPGKMGSLRVYYALAQRFDGALSPQAVLQGLDWFAEHVADARANAGAHPNIDLLLKPGAGDAGWRLVPLPA
- a CDS encoding undecaprenyl-diphosphate phosphatase, producing MDTVLLVKAAIMGIVEGLTEFLPISSTGHLILAGSLLGFSDAKAKVFDIAIQTGAILAVIIVYWQKIHSTVVALPSSRQAQRFALNVLIAFFPAVILGLLFGKAIKEHLFTPQVVASTFILGAFVILWAERRPQSAARVHSVDDMTALDALKVGLVQCLAMIPGTSRSGATIIGGMLLGLSRKAATDFSFFLAIPTLIGAGVYSLYKERALLSTADIPLFAVGLFFSFISAWVCVRWLLRYISSHSFVPFAWYRIVFGLIVLATWWTGAVVWQD
- a CDS encoding efflux RND transporter permease subunit; translated protein: MNVSRIFIQRPVATGLLMLAIVLAGLVGLRFLPLAALPQVDYPTIQVQTLYPGASPDVMSRTVTAPLERQFGQMSGLERMSSTSAAGVSLVTLQFALAESMDAAEQQVQAAMNGASTLLPADLPAPPVYAKVNPADAPILTLAISSTSLPLTEVQNMVNTRLALKISQISGVGLVTLAGGQRPAVRVQGNVEALAALGLGLDSISSAISAGNASGAKGSFDGPQRAYTINSNDQLMAASQYRELIIAYKNGAPVRLKDVAQVVDSSENDRLGAWAVIKNESGQPTPAGRQREISSDKPVAGEAAQGGLHALSPSIILNVQRQPGANVIATVDAIKKQLPELRQSLPSTVTVDVLTDRTLGIRASVEHVQMELVLAVVMVVLVIFLFLHSLRATVIASIAVPISLIGSVALMYLLGYSLNNLTLMALTIATGFVVDDAIVMIENISRHREMGKPPFRAALDGAGEIGFTIISLTVSLIAVLIPLLFMQEVIGRLFREFAVTLAITILLSAVVSLTLVPMMSARWLEKAPPKRAPGDPDADAGAGADAAPGEAHGHAPAGAMGGISRIGQWFQARLDWVVAHYDRGLHWVLARQALTLTVAVATLAVTALLYWGMPKSLFPTQSTGQLQGRVQADSGVSFDRMAALQDAVAKLVAQDPAVQSLSSVVGVDAANNTMLNTGRLTINLAPRGLFGPSEAAIMQRLASEVARDVPGATLYLQPTQDLTVDSASGPTEFRFDLEGVNTAQVNEWAQRLVQRLQSVPEVRNATTDAGAAGLSAMVQVDRDTASRLGVTASALDNTLYNAYGQRIVSTIFTETNQYRVILEAVRSDAASLAALRNLPVKTSSGGTTPLASFATVVEEPAPLQVTRVGQYPAATVGFDLASGVSLGTAVGAVQAAARAEGLPESITLRMTGAAGAYQSSLSNQLWLILAAVVCVYIVLGVLYESYVHPLTILSTLPSAGVGALLALWITGHPLDVVGIIGLVLLIGIVKKNAIMMIDFAIEAERHQGKSPQEAIHQAALLRFRPILMTTLAALAAALPMMLSVGDGAELRRPLGLAIFGGLVVSQLLTLFTTPVVYLYFDRLGQRFKRPDAMESEAASAGGPGAEGQIGTEVAGLNHGAPGANGGAA